The Triticum dicoccoides isolate Atlit2015 ecotype Zavitan chromosome 6A, WEW_v2.0, whole genome shotgun sequence genome has a window encoding:
- the LOC119317337 gene encoding 18.6 kDa class III heat shock protein-like: MAELLFARAVAGLVHLPLVLECLTVADADHWDHAHKHAAHGHGHGHHGSMPVDIVETRGDYAFLLDVPILSKSDMQKSLEEDNVLVMKSANRKRKREEEEADCRYIRLESRASPRSFVRRFRLPEQADADTLAARCESGVLTVSLKKQQPPERNTKFVQFAIA, encoded by the exons ATGGCTGAGCTGTTGTTCGCCCGTGCCGTGGCCGGCCTTGTCCACCTGCCGCTGGTGCTCGAGTGCCTCACCGTTGCGGACGCCGACCACTGGGACCACGCCCACAAACACGCCGCGCACGGGCATGGGCACGGACACCATGGCAGCATGCCCGTGGACATCGTGGAGACCCGTGGCGATTATGCCTTCCTGCTCGACGTCCCCATCCTCTCCAAGTCCGACATGCAG AAGTCTCTGGAGGAGGACAACGTGCTGGTGATGAAGAGCGCCAACCGGAAGCggaagcgggaggaggaggaggcggactgcCGCTACATCCGGCTGGAGAGTCGCGCGTCGCCACGGTCGTTCGTGCGCAGGTTCCGGCTGCCGGAGCAGGCAGACGCAGACACCCTGGCCGCGCGCTGCGAGAGCGGCGTGCTCACCGTCAGCCTCAAGAAGCAGCAGCCGCCCGAGAGGAACACCAAGTTCGTCCAGTTCGCCATCGCCTGA